tgttctactcagttgtgcattcattggttgcttctcatgtgtaccctgactagggattgaactcgcaacctAGTTGTTTCAAAACGACACTTTTAACTGACTGGACTAACCACCCAGggccaataaaatctttaaaaaaattaaaagtagcctgaccggtagtggatagaatgtccacataacatatggacatcctgggtttgatttctggtcagggcacacagaagaagcaaccatttgcttctctggccccccttctccccttctctccctcttcccttcctgcagccagtggttctattggtttgagcatgctTCTGgtcgctgaggatagctcctttggagcttcaggtgttaaaaatagcccTGTACTCcagtattggccccagatagggtttgttgggtggatcccggtcggggttgcatgtgggagtttgcctcactgtctcccctcctctcacgtaaaacaaaacaaaacagaacaaaacaaaacaaaacaaaaaacaaatatactgctcccagagttaggggatatttcaaaaatgaatatgaagctataaaatgttatttattttattttttgtgagcagctgtagatcccgaggttgctggcttgagcaaagactcatctggtttgagcacgctcaccagcttgagcacagggtcgctggcttgagtgtgggatgatagacatgatcccatggtcgctggcttgagccttaggtggctggctcaaacaagggctcactggctcagctgaagccctcgCCCCCTCcctagcgccccccccccccgttagggcacctatgagaagcaatcaataaacagctaaagtgcAGCAACgaaaaattggtgcttctcatctctctcccttttttttttcaacacagacagacagagggatagatatggacagacaggaagggagagagatgagaagtatcaatttttcgttgctgcactttagttgttcattgattgctttctcatatgtgccttgaccgtggggctatagcagatggagtgaccccttgctcaagccagcgaccttgggtccaagctggtgagctttgctcaaaccagatgaacctacgCTCAAacgggtgacctcagggtctcaaacctgggtcctctgtatctcagtttgacgctctatccattgcgccaccgcctggtcaggccatctctctccctttctgtctctctctaaaaatatatatatatttaaaaaaatatttttacttattgattttacagcgaAGAAAGGAGATGGTGGAACAagaagttgcttcactttagttgttcattgattgcttatcctatgtgccttgaccaggcaaacccaaggtttccaACCAGTGGCCTGAGTATTATAGgtggtagacgctttatccactggtcaccacagaccaggcctctttacttttaaaaatatgacaaccTTTGCTCTAACACCTATCTCAAATAATCATGATTAATTGTCAATGCATCTGTTTCTCTGgctcctctttttctcctttacccCAGGAGAGGCAAGTGTTTTGACATCTCTAATTTCTCCAAAGGCTATCATGACACTCAAGAAACCttggaacaggccctggccggttggctcagcggtagagcgtcggcctagcctgcggaggacccgggttcgattcccggccagggaacatagaagcgcccatttgcttctccacccctccgccgcgctttcctctctgtctctctctcttcccctcccgcagccaaggctccattggagcaaagatggcccgggcgctggggatggctctgtggcctctgccccaggcgctagagtggctctggtcgcaacatggcgacgcccaggatgggcagagcatcgccccctggtgggcagagcgtcgcccctggtgggcgtgccgggtggatcccggtcgggcgcatgcgggagtctgtctgactgtctctccctgtttccagcttcagaaaaatgaaaaaaaaaaaaaaaagaaaccttggaacaaatgaataaataaggccctgaccgggtagttcagttggttggaggtGTATCCACAAGCAAAGGCTGCAGATTTGATCACCCCCTCAgtgcacacacaagaatcaaccaattacagcaggaatgagtggaacaacaaatgtctctttccctccatctctccctttctctctcaaaaataaaataaataaaaattaaattatatatataaatgttggtcaaataagtttgtaatatatatgtttgctagcttaaagtttgcattgggtgtgggggacaggctgtaagcaggcagagtcgttatagcctaaggcttagttttaagactaagctttttcccacaccttgactgttgcatgatagggggtgatgcactctaatgaggaatcccatttatgcctcagataagtgactttgtatcacagacttccttgtttgtatattggattaaagattttgatttctacactataaaatggggcagaggagcccatgctggagaagagcagagaaaggccacatggaggagaggagaagcagccaagatggtggagtgctgaaggagaagccagtttgtgcagtctgtgcagagagaaggagatggggaacagaggtgaataaggctgttgaggtacaaacctttgattctaggaaactcggataagtcagtggctttgggagccctgaatggatagagaagtgttttcccactgtgtgtagtTCTTGCCCAcgaggtgcaagctaggattaaagcaaatGGCCCACCAGATCTTGGCTCCGTcgttttcattaccatctgtttgaatcaaatgcgaacctgcatgggctaggcggctgtgatggtggttgtggccactggccttacatatacagtatatataaaataagtaaaagaaagaataaatcagtgaatgaatgaatgggatttGTGTGCGTAAGTGGTTTAAGAAAAACGATTATTGCAAGGTTTAAGGGTGGCCTTAGGCTTTCTGCAAAGTCTACGCCATCTTGGAGCGCGGCCCTGAGATAGAAGTGGCACAGAATCCTTTGGAACCCAAGCCGCAGTTTGCGGAGCAAAGACGTCTGAACTCAGCAAAGTGAAAGACGGAGGCTACGAGCTCTCCAAGCGCCTCCACGAGGACTACAACTCCCAGAAGGCCGAGCAAAGGCGGGGAGCGAACCTTGGAGAGTTGCACGCTGACGTCAGAGCCGTGTGGAACCGGGAAGCTGCAGGCATAGGTACGTCTCTAGGTTGAGAGctgaatggagggagagaggagggtgaaAACGATGGCCTAATGGCCCTGAGGGTAGGTGAGATGGAGGGGGCTGGTGAGGGAGAAAGACGAAACGGGGGTCGCGGGGCGGAAAGATCTCGAGCTCTGCTTTTTATTCCCGCAGCGACCATGACGAAATTAGCACAGTGGCTTTGGGTACTGGTGCTCCTGGGCTCCGCCTGGGCGGCCCTGACCATGGGggccctgggcctggagctgcCTTCATCATGCCAGGAGGTCCTGTGGCCACTGCCCGCCTACTTGCTGGTGTCAGCCGGCTGCTATGCCCTGGGCACTGTGGGCTATCGTGTGGCCACTTTTCACGATTGCGAGGATGCCGCCCGCGAGCTGCAGAGCCAGATCCAGGAAGCCAGAGCCGATTTATCCCGCAGGGGGATGCGCTTCTGACACCCTAACCTCATTTCCGCCCGAACAGCCCCCATTAAAGAGGAAGT
The DNA window shown above is from Saccopteryx bilineata isolate mSacBil1 chromosome 2, mSacBil1_pri_phased_curated, whole genome shotgun sequence and carries:
- the DPM3 gene encoding dolichol-phosphate mannosyltransferase subunit 3, which encodes MTKLAQWLWVLVLLGSAWAALTMGALGLELPSSCQEVLWPLPAYLLVSAGCYALGTVGYRVATFHDCEDAARELQSQIQEARADLSRRGMRF